A portion of the Gadus macrocephalus chromosome 10, ASM3116895v1 genome contains these proteins:
- the rapgef2b gene encoding rap guanine nucleotide exchange factor 2 — protein METETLCSDEDAQDLLREGQICLLQLSTVEVATQLSMRAFTLFCAIEPTEYIDDLYKLRSRPGPAALKRFEDAINQETFWVASEVTREPHQLKRMKTVKHFIKIALHCRDCKNFNSMFAIISGLNLAPVSRLRGTWEKLPSKYEKLFGDLQDLFDPSRNMAKYRNVLNNQNLQPPIIPLFPVIKKDLTFLHEGNDSKVDGLINFEKMRMIAKEIRHVGRMASVNMDPALMFRTRKKKWRSLGRSLSQGSANAAVLDVSQAGGHKKRVRRSSFLNAKKLYEDAQMARKVKQYLAHLRLDDSEDSLQALSLQCEPSVCTLPKIPSGRRSDTSPVVARAASQQRGQLARGGPGLQVPAVALYPSRKKVPVKDLPPFGTSSPHSLKKILSLSEEGTDRQRRPQEDTVSNTSSQLSSPPTSPQSSPKKGVSRGGESYAESGVHSDVSSRSSLLSTSSFDMQEQRRQRSSGGADPALGGGGARLERRATTDPDQYSLGSYSSMQDCRSLYAGGPTVLSSPSSEELTGDQGDRVSLDAADSGRGSWTSCSSGSHDNIQTMQGRCWETLAFVAGGGGVVGGGGGVPAGLWAAQTRGSWASASSSSSSSAAYWGEESEGDTGTIKRRGGKEVNADGETSSITSTGSEDAKHRATPSPVTTGGKGLLARKDGRYREPPPTPPGYTALTAADLPDPPPPAAPSAPVATTTAGPPCSRRPPDYSTALQRSRMVTQSPDLQHRPPRGPPHGPAHGPPRPEEEEEDDEQVSAV, from the exons ATGGAGACGGAGACGCTGTGCTCGGACGAGGACGCCCAGGACCTCCTGCGGGAGGGCCAGATCTGCCTGCTGCAGCTCAGCACGGTGGAGGTGGCCACGCAGCTCAGCATGCGCGCCTTCACGCTGTTCTGCGCCATCGAGCCCACCGAGTACATCGACGACCTCTACAAGCTGCGCTCGCGGCCCGGCCCCGCCGCCCTGAAGCGCTTCGAGGACGCCATCAACCAGGAGACCTTCTGGGTGGCCAGCGAGGTGACGCGGGAGCCCCACCAGCTCAAGAGGATGAAGACCGTCAAGCACTTCATCAAGATCGCCCTGCACTGCCGCGACTGCAAGAACTTCAACTCCATGTTCGCCATCATCAG CGGTCTGAACCTGGCCCCGGTGTCCCGGCTGCGGGGGACCTGGGAGAAGCTGCCCAGCAAGTACGAGAAGCTGTTCGGGGACCTGCAGGACCTGTTCGACCCGTCCAGGAACATGGCCAAGTACCGCAACGTGCTCAACAACCAGAACCTGCAGCCTCCCATCATACCGCTGTTCCCTGTCATCAAGAAGGACCTCACCTTCCTCCACGAAG GGAACGACTCCAAGGTGGACGGGCTCATCAACTTtgagaagatgaggatgatCGCCAAGGAGATCCGGCATGTGGGCCGCATGGCCTCCGTCAACATGGACCCCGCCCTCATGTTCAGAACCAG GAAGAAGAAGTGGAGGAGTTTAGG CAGGTCTCTGAGCCAGGGCAGTGCCAACGCGGCGGTGCTGGACGTCAGTCAGGCCGGCGGCCATAAGAAGCGTGTGCGGCGCAGCTCCTTCCTGAACGCCAAGAAGCTGTACGAGGACGCGCAGATGGCCCGCAAGGTGAAGCAGTACCTGGCCCACCTGCGGCTGGACGACAGCGAGGACAGCCTACAGGCCCTGTCCCTCCAGTGCGAGCCCTCCGTCTGCACCC tccctaAGATCCCGAGCGGGCGACGGTCAGACACGTCTCCGGTGGTGGCGCGGGCGGCTAGCCAGCAGCGCGGGCAGCTAGCGCGGGGGGGCCCCGGCCTGCAGGTCCCCGCCGTGGCCCTCTACCCTTCCCGCAAGAAAGTCCCAGTGAAGGACCTGCCCCCCTTCG GCACCAGCTCTCCTCACTCCCTGAAGAAGATCTTGTCTCTGTCGGAGGAGGGgaccgacagacagaggagacccCAAGAGGACACGGTGTCCAACACCTCCTCCCAGCTCTCTTCTCCGCCCACCTCCCCGCAGAGCTCCCCCAAGAAGG gtgtGTCCAGAGGAGGTGAGAGCTACGCAGAGAGCGGTGTCCACAGCGACGTCTCCTCCCGTTCCAGCCTCCTCAGCACCTCCTCCTTCGACATGCAGGAGCAGCGGAGGCAGCGGAGCTCTGGGGGGGCCGAcccggccctgggggggggcggggcccggctGGAGAGACGGGCCACCACCGACCCGGACCAGTACAGCCTGGG ctccTACTCCTCCATGCAGGACTGCCGCTCCCTGTACGCGGGGGGGCCCACGGTGCTGTCCTCCCCCAGCAGTGAGGAGCTGACGGGGGACCAGGGCGACCGGGTGTCCCTGGACGCGGCCGACAGCGGGCGTGGCTCCTGGACCTCCTGCTCCTCGGGCTCCCATGACAACATCCAGACCATGCAGGGCCGCTGTTGGGAGACGCTGGCCTTCGtggcggggggcggcggcgtggtgggcggggggggcggggtcccAGCCGGGCTGTGGGCCGCCCAGACCCGCGGCAGCTGGGCGTCGGccagctcctcgtcctcctcctcggcggCCTACTGGGGGGAGGAGTCGGAGGGGGACACGGGCACCATCAAGAGGAGGGGCGGGAAGGAGGTGAACGCCGACGGGGAGACCAGCAGCATCACCTCCACCGGCTCGGAGGACGCAAAGCACCGCGCCACACCCTCGCCCGTCACCACGGGGGGCAAGGGGCTGCTGG CGAGGAAGGACGGGCGTTACcgggagcccccccccacccccccgggcTACACGGCGCTGACCGCCGCCGACCTGCcggaccccccgccccctgccgcCCCTAGCGCCCCCGTTGCCACGACGACGGCCGGGCCCCCCTGCAGCCGCCGGCCCCCCGACTACAGCACGGCGCTGCAGCGCTCCCGCATGGTCACGCAGTCACCTGACCTGCAGCACCggcccccccgcggccccccccacggccccgcccacggccccccccgcccggaggaggaggaggagg acgaTGAACAGGTGTCTGCAGTCTGA